The Mytilus edulis chromosome 5, xbMytEdul2.2, whole genome shotgun sequence genomic interval cgaaccccaccaaatgtTGAACATCCAGAGGCAAATATTGtatgtatatcatgtatttaacaatcatattgatttgtttttacaGGGGAGATAGTATTTTGCCAATATCTTCTGTCGAGTTTGAGATTGAATAAAATCTTATATTAACAATTTATTCTGCAGCTTCACGAAGATTACCGATTGGAAACCTATGCAACTATTACACAACATTTCCACTTGGATTTATTGCATCAATAAGTACGCCGGAAGTCAGACTTAGGTGTGCAGTAGGAAATGAACAGGAAGACGTGATTATAAATGTTTCGAACTGAATTGGtccttttaaaaattaaaccacaaACAATTTATCCTTGATCAAACTGTTCAAGTATATAGCTTAAGTGCCAGAACACATAAATAGAACTATTGTCACTTGAATTGTCATTTATATGGCAAAAGTTATAAATAAGCTGCTAacaatactttgatttttttaaatactaaggctctTCTGCGTCAGAAATAGATTATTCGATgtttttttggcaaaactttcaggaacttttggtcctctatgcttttcaacttcgtacaaTTTTATGCCTTGGTATCtttcaatcttggtatctataatgatatataaaaaagaagatatggtatgagtttattttcaacaattgtatactaaaataaaaacCCATTAAAGACACTTATTTTCACTGAATGCCGCAAATCTCATTGTagctttaaaaatcaaaatgtgattaaaaaaaaacttattcaaGTTTATAAAATTAGACAAGACTTCAAAATCTTGGTATTAACAAACCATATTTTACTTTGCCTTATTCTCGACTGCAAGTAAGACCAAAGTAAAGGAAAAAATCTCGGATAAAAAAGAATTCTACATTGGGTAGAGGTACAGGGGAcggttgagatatcacaaaacatgtttaaccccacctatcccaagtcaggggtccctggtctttgttagtcttgtggtttttaaattattttttaattcatttatatgttttggagttttgtGTGACGTCcgttttcactgaactagtacataattttatttaggagccagctgaggacaacctccgggtgcgggattttctcgctacgttgaaaacccattggtggccttcggctgttgtctgccctTTGtagggttgttgcctctttgataTATTCAGAAACATGTATTGTATTTGTCGATTTGTTTTTCTGTCAATTTCGTACAAAATATCTGAGCAATGACCTTTTACTGCTTGGATACAAAGCAAACTTTAATAAATTAGCCCCAATGATCAATCAGAGACATCAGGGCAAACTGATAGGTTGTAGTGtataaaagaaaagtaaaatcacaaaaaatactgaactccgaggaaaattcaaaaaggaaagtccctaatcagatggcaaaatcaaaagctcaaacacatatgtaggactctaaagtgcgatggggacgctaaagtacgatggtcacgctaaagtgcgatggtctacgctaaagtacgatgcctacacacgctaaagtgcgattgtccgcgaaagtatagacgtaataAACGTACAATGAATTATGACGAGAACAGTCGTTTACTAACGAAAACTGAACATGCCGaaagataaatgtttaaaatacaaaaaaatgtatttgattaaTAACTTTAAACGAAATTTCCATGACTAACTTAATTTAAACCTAACCGTGCTTTGTTGGCTgaagtaaatgtttttttccGGGTTCTGGAAGGACTTATGTCCTGCAGTCGACCATTTTACTATACAGATGAGATACAAAAGTATCCTTGATCTTGTTTCTATGTTAGAAGCTATAACGGATAATTGAAATTattgtttatgttgcagtttttttttctactttgcgGTCCCCGTTCAAATATTTAATAGACTTATTGCCTGATTCAGTAGGAAGTAGGCATGATCATAATACAAGACAAGAAATAATATTACAGAAGTCAACACACGGACCCGTTTATAATCTAAAATGTGAATCTCTGTcattatttaaaacacaaattagtACCCAAAATAGTAAGGTCCCAGTGTATTATTATATAGGACATCGTTTTGGTCAAAATCTTCATGCTCGCTTAAGAATGGATTTAAGTTCATTGAATTCTCACCTTTTCGTTCGTTTTTAGTAAATTCATgcgtaaatcataaattgtccgctaaaacattattttgtacagtgtaggaaaatataacatgtagTGATGCctttgtgttgaaggctgtatcttgacttataatggtttacttttataaatttgtaatgcagttggatgaaaagttgtctcattggcactcatacaacatctagCTATATGTATTGGTACTCATTACGAAGAAGAAGAAAGCTTGGCGAATATTGCATATATGCAAGCAAGCTGACTAAAAAGTCTTACTCTAAAAGTATTAGGAAATTAGCTATAATCCCTCGAACCTTACTATATTGGTTcattgcactttagcgtgatatacaACCGtacccatcgcactttagcgtcacaccgtgatacaccatcgtactttagcgtagaccatcgtactttagcgtagaccatcgcactttagcgtgaccatcgcactttagagtaccatcgcactttagagtcctacacatATAAGTGACAATTGTGATAATATcgatgaaaataataataataaaaactataaatctaTCACTTCAACAAAAATAGTACCTCTCTTGACGTGTTGATAAGTTGCAAATAGTTGCAAAAGTTGCAGGAATACTCCTCTGGCGCTTGTACAGTGAAGTATAATTGTAACAAgatatttagaataaaaaaatatatttgttgttaaaaaaaaacccgataaGTTGCAAATGCTATATATCTTAGAGACATACTATAGAACGACCATTCTCTAAGTTGTCATATTTTACCAACTTGTACgtgttttaaaaattatgcaaattcaaAACCAAAAGGAATTGACAAAAGGATATAACACTACTTTAAAATCTACTCGTTAAATCAATATACAAATAATAAGGTATGGTTTAATTAGACAACTACCCGTAAAAGAATAAAAAGGATGTGAATTAAAGTTACCGTATATATGGCTCGACAATTATATACGGCAATTATATACGAAAATTATATACGAAATGttttatcgaaaggtccgaaatatcgtgagcctaaatccatcaattggaaatacacctctaaaattttgatggattcagttgaggaatatgccaggcaatgggctaatcgcgagaaggaagacgtagacactctttccgaatggattaaggcagtgaggtcgttgatacaaatcagaattaagaaactgaattgGTCTTTcgatgcccatgctacgtcaatctttaaagacccaaatgttgcaaaacacctatcctacctccatgacaaatatgttgttgtccccgcagataaagccccaaacaacatcgtttttgtgtgtaaaactcattacattaactgcttgataaacgaattaggtattgacaattcacttggaaactcaacatataccctcacgacacttaccaaagaggaaatcctggataatcataggtctgttctgtgttcctttggaattccaaccaaagatgaagaactggatctgccatcactatattggatacctaaactacataagtgtccttacaaacaacggtatattgctgggtcttccaagtgctccacgaaacctctttcgaaattattaacatctattttatcagcaatcaaagacgggcttcaaagttattgtgaaactgcctattctagaggggcgtgaatcagatgtggatacttaaaaattccaaagatcttttagagtacatacaatctaactctctttcatcttgtaacagtattaaaacatttgacttttctactctttacactagtattccacattgcaaactaaaagacaaattgaaagagttggtattgctttgtttcgtaaaaaagaatggccaacgtagatacaagtatcttgtcttagggagggataaatcctactttgtaaaggatcactctgattcgaacaaaaaattctctgaaactgatattatcaagatgcttgatttcttgattgacaacatatttgttacgttcggaggacgtgttattcaacagactgtcggcattccaatgggaacaaactgtgcccctctacttgccgacttgtttctttattattatgaggctgacttcatgcaggaacttcttaggaagaaagataagaagttagcaatatcctttaactcaacttttcgctacatagatgatgttctttcactaaataattccaaatttggtgactatgtggaacgcatctatccaatcgagctagagataaaggatactacagatacagttaagtcggcctcatatcttgacttacatctagaaatagacaataagggtcggttgaaaacaaaactttacgacgaaagagatgatttcagctttccaattgtgaactttccatttctaagtagcaacattccagcagcacctgcatacggggtatatatctcccaattgatacgatattcccgtgcttgaatttcctatcatgattttcttgatatagggttgctgctcacaaggaagctattaaaccaagagttccaaatggtgaagttgaaatcattccttcgtaaattttacggacgccatcacgagttggttgaccgttatggaataaccgtttcacaaatgatatcgggtatgttccttacgtcgtaactacaatccccttccctttcatgaatgtgacctaccgaattagactattcaccggatttgttatcacataagcaacatgactggtgccacatgtggagcaggatctgcttacccttccggagcacctgagatcacccctagttttttggtggggttcgtgttgtttattctttagttttttatgttgtgtcgtgtgtgctgttgtttgtttgtccttttcattttaagccatggcgttgtcagtttgttttagattcatgagtttgactgtccctttgttatctttcgtccctcttttatagcaaAACTCACATCTTAAAGTAAGCCATGAACGCCGCCgggataaaaaatattaaatatttcaaaaactaaagCCCTAACTTGCGATTCACATGAACAAAAAAGAAGTTATGACAATTATGGTAgacaaaaatcaaagaaaaccaCTAGGTTACAGGTTTCTGGCAAAAATGACAAGGCATGCATTAAGGTTGTTGTGCATCTCTATATAAGGTTGAAAgtgataaaatgtatgttttgaatagtcaaattgacttttaaaataaataaatgggatCCAGTATGCACATTTATAAATGCTCCCAAAAAGGTGGGTAACATACAGGACCACAAAGCAGGATATAATACGTTTTCTCGGGGTCATAACGACTAAAGAAAGCTCAAAATACAACAATACAAACATGAAAAACGGATGATATTATAAAGTACTACATGTCAAAGTCTATTAAAATTTATATCAAGTGTTCTCCATGTTCTCCAACAAGTGAATATCGATTACAaaagataaaaggtaaaatcacaaaaattctgaactccgaggaaaattcttaaaggaaaatccctaatcaaatggcaaaaacaaaagcccaaacacatcaaacgaatggataacaactgtcatattcctgacttggtaaggcATTTTCACGATAAATGATAAATACCAAAGTATTTAAACTCCTTAGTCAAAGACAAACTGACACCGCCATTGCATAATGACGAAAAACGACTAAAAGACGCACAACATAGTTTAGTGAATACAATACAAACAAGCATTCTCTCTGTTacgaaatgaaaataaatcattaGAATGTAATACATAAGGGGTGCGAGATCCTTTGTCTTATGCAAGCTCCATGTTTAATTTCAATCTTTTAGCCTTACGAATGGCTTGTTGGAAATCGTATATAACATTAGAAACAAAAAGAATTGAAAAGAGTATCCatggtaaaaatgaaaaaaaataaaaaacaaacaacaataaatgaataatgaaatacgACCTCGGCGTGGAGTGTCTTTCAGGCCTCTATTTGCATGAGATGTTATGTCACAGTTTGGATTGGAAGAAAGTTGCATGTTCTGTGATGAAGCCATTCAATGCAGTAGTTCAGATTGACATAAAATAGAAGACACCATGGTAGTCAAAACCTAATAGATTCAACGTCAAGGTACTGGACAAACAGTGGTTTTAATCTAGATTGTTTTATCCCTTAACATTTGTATTCCCAATCAGTAAACTAATAGCCGGAAgtgcattcaaaaatataaaacaaaaaacaatacagGGGAAACAACCATTACAGTATTACGTATAACAgatacacaaaaaacaaaaaaaaaacaattctagaACATGTTTATAACAAAATGCTATCAAATGGAATAAGCATCACTGAAAGCAATCTCAAAATGCTAAGCCATTTTGGCAGTGCACAAATCATGTCTTCTTTTGACTCTTCATGGCGTTAAAacactaaatccctgggatgtgtagTAAATGATTTTTGTCTCTGATGGatgattttttaacattaattgtattttgtaaaaactgTTTCCGCActccttacaacaaaattattatatttgaatttgtcTGTGCACGTTATTTTACTTAACGCCATTTTGTCCCATGTTAAAGTTGTCTTTTTTACATTGTTCtatatcttttttattacaaGTCTAGGATAACAACTTACAATGTATTGGTTTGATTATATGTATCAGCATATTATGTGTATTTTAGTAAAGACACCACCTAATTAACAATTGAGGTGACCACCGCAGACTGCCATCGGTAATATAACCCGATATATAACATAAATGCACATATGAACAGATAGGGAACTTTTtcaattagatttttttaaacactgtttgatttcatattttaggttaaagatatatgtaaatcatcgtttttacctgtatataaATGAGTTCATTCTTCCTTCACTtccaatgttgacattctttttcttttataactGAATACTCCTAATTCATGCGTAACCCATATGTAGCTTAGGGATTGAATTGAAGATCCCATAAAAATGGATTCAATGAATTCGATTtttttacttgcaagtgaataattcattagcgTTGTTTCTTAGCtctttttttggaaagattgAACCAAAACTGGCATCTTAAGTGAATTATCATTTCCCTGTTATACTTTtgttaatgattgaacaaaataaatcatattttgattctTTTCTTAATATCGTTGCTAATGTcattttaaggtaaaaaaaaaaaaccagaagcaATGGTCGAAAAGTTGTATTGTTTAAACCTTTATCGATAAATGTTCATAGCAAAATGGGAAGATTTAAAAGtcaaagtcataaaatacattgCGTAAAATTAACCGAACCAGGAATCACAGAGAAATACAACTTcttattacaaatgttaattcctGTAGATGGAATCATCCTTGAAATACATAATTTCTATATTGTGGTGAGATTTAATGAAACACGGtcatttttgaaataattgaGAAATAGCcattattcaaattattattagAAGACTAAAGGAAGTATATAGGGTATATATATAGAAAGAATGTTAGATGAAGAATTTGGTAGTACTAATACTTGTACTTAATATTTATTGATAAGATAGGTCACGCTCGTTAGTTAATACAATATTTACGAACTATTAAAATTCAGAAGTAAACAATAATTCACcaggaaaaatgtacaaattgtgTATTTTCTTTTGTGGTAAGCTTAATTATGAAAATATGTTGATGCTACTCACTACCTTTTTTTGTTGTTCCATCAaaacttttatgattttttttattcttttcaagcacaatgttgttgttttttgtatggTGTTTGCTTATTTTGATATAACTCGAGCTGTTtaatgaatgtttttttaatattgtttaaaggaaaaacttgaaattataaaaGATGTTTCAACATTTTTAGAAGATTTTTGGTTGTGTAGCGTTTACAATTTATTACTATGTTATGCATGAAAATAGgaaatttaattgatttaataACACAAAGGCTTGTCAGTAAAACTATCAAACCGTTTCTTCGAAGAACTTGATCATTCACATAACCCTTGTTTGAggaattagggagctaccatttgattttttggggggctaggatgaaatttgaaaaaaataggcaggacaggagttttgagtaaaaaaaaaaggcaggatgagacactttgcaaaaaaaaaaaaggcaggatgacaatttaggtaaaaaaagtcaggataaactaataaaaaaaaaggcaggaccgaatagagtgaaaaataaaaaggcaggacagagattacaactaaaaaaaaatgcaggacaaaatttttcatcctagacccccccccccccccctaaaaatcaattGGTAGCTCCCTTAGTCCTTTGCACTTTTTTCTACAACAATCATACAGAtaaataagtttatttttttacgaCTTTTTCACGTGACTTTGTAGTGTTGTTTGGAAAGACATCGGCTTTCTTCAATAGTGGTATGCCATGTGACGTCATCTTAAGCTTTAACTGTGACAGGTTCAGTGTGGATACCGACGAGAGAATATGTGACACAAACGGATTCTTGTATCACAACTTGTGAGTAATCTGTATGACTTTAATTTGCATTTTATTAACAGCTATTTATAAAAGCCTCATAAACCCCAAATAGGTTAGATACATATAGTATGGTGGCAAAAAAAACCCATTATGTtatgaataaaggcaaccgtGGCATACCGGTGTTAAAAGTCTTAAATCGACAGAGATAAAACAAATgtgggtcacaaactaaaaccgatggaaagtcatcaactataagaggaaaaggGAATAAagagaacactgaagtgcaacaaaaacaaacaccaacctatatagaaacaaactatttgataccaactgtcttattcctgacttggaacaggacatactaattaatattttactatcTAGCATATTTAGGTTGTGAAACACAAACCACACAATAGCAAAAGAATAACAATTCTATTATAAATGAACACATTGGGGAAATATTTTAAGACTACTGCCTTaaattctcatgacttttttACATAAAAGAGCCAATATTGTTTTACATGTTCTATGATAGAAGTGAAAACAGTTTGGACATCACCATAGAAACAGGGGTACCAGAGAGGAGTTTAACGACattacaatattgaaattcaaacaccttcacccctagttttttggtggggttcgtgttgtttattctttagttttctatgttgtgtcgtgtgtgctcttgtttgtttgtccttttcatttttagccatggcgttgtcagtttgttttagatttatgagtttgactgtccctttggtatctttcgtacctcttttTCACAATGCACACCTTCTAAGATACATCAACCTGTTCATCATAGGTTATATCAAATATCACAAAGATAAACTAAGTAATAGTAATATTTcttatattgtttgaaaatcaaccCTTGATATTCATATTATATAACATCATGAGTAGATCCAAAGTTAGCTTTGTGAAAGTAAGTTTTTTAGAAGAATTGTCATCAAATCATAAATTTGATCACGCTATTTAAAATATTACTCTAATCCCAATGTGGATTGATCGATCGAATGTCCAGTGCCAACATATTTTCTGCATTGTCAGGATGACATAATAGATAGGTTTTGCAAAGATTATGCCACTTAAAAATGAGGGTGTATTAAAAAAGGACCGGATTTTTGTCTGCAACTTGTCATCTTTGGATCTATAAAAAGCAATGTTGCATGCAAAGGCTCCATGAATGAACTATTTCATAAGTCAGAAGCGCCTTTCTTGATTAACGTTCACCAGGAACactaaaaaaaccaaacataaacGCACAGAGACCGCGGCTGCGTATCAATACGTCCTACGCTAGCAAATGGACAATGTTAAGCATGGGATTTACTGATGGATGGGAGAAGTCAGGGGCCAGCCAAACTGTGTGTTCTTCCTAAAGTGTTCTGTATCATTTTAAGgttaatacattttgattaagatttttatttCGTCCTAGAAATACATACTGTTAAGTTTGaagaatttaatatataaaaaacatCTGATATTAAGTAATTATCGTCAGTTCGGGTAAATGTTTTGTTTCTTTCTAATCGTTTGATTTTGACCTTGATTCTTATCTCTCAGTGttgtatataattttgaaaacataaacattttttcTCCACGGACGTAACCTTTATTCTATTTATTGACCGAACAATAAAATACCTAAACGATATAGGACTTTATTAAACGCCTTCGTATataagagaggcgaaagataccaaagagacatccAAACTCgtcaaaaataaacttacaacacCATGCCTAAATAAGACAAACACAaagcacaaaacacaacatagaaattaaaaacgGATCAACACGAACCTcataaaaaaaactaggggtgatcttatgTCTTCCGGAACGGTAAGTAAATCCTGCTCCGTGTGttatttttaaagttgttttagAATTTGAATACGGTTATGTGTAATCAATTGATATATTTAgtcaaacttattttttttaactagctGCGCATTTGATCAAGCCGTTTGTAAAGACAGCACATTAGTGATAGACTCTTCATTCTCATGTTTACTGTCGCCAGCAACAGCAACGGTTAAACCACCGACAACCGCAACGGTTAAACCAACGACAACCGGAACGATTAAACCACTGATAACAGCAACGGTTAAACCACTGACAACAGCAACGGTTAAGCCACCGACAACCGCAACGGTTAATCCCATGACAACAGCAACGATTAAACTACTGACAACAGCAACGATTAAACCACCTACAACCGCAACGGTTAAACCAACGACAACAGCAACGGTTAAACCACCAACAACAGCAACGATTGAACTAACGACAACCGCAACCAAAACGACGACGATGACAAGCGGCACAAAAATGTCTACAACAGCACAAATCTTAATGACAGGAACAACGGATAAACCAACCTTAACGACACAAAAGCCGCAATCAACGACTCCACAGCCTAATTCAACGACATCAAATCCCCAACCAACGACTAAACAACCATCGACAGCCCGACCTACACGTAATCTGTTAGAACAAATGTTTTGTGACAATAAGAATACAATTGTATGTAAATATGATCCAAACAAAGTTTGTGGTACTGATGGCGTTACGTATGATAACAAGTAAGTACCGTTCATGTTGTTTTATATCATTCTATTGGAAGTTAAATACCTTTCATTGATAGTTAATACGAGAGACACATTTTACTCTTTCACATGGATCAGCAGGAAACATTCTTTTTAAATGTCACTCTCGTGTTGAACTATCAAaaatcaatgatttaaaagacAACAAATTTAATTTCAACACATGCTTCCGGTTTCGTATTAcatcaatttatttcacttgactgggcggagtttgaatgtttcgctcataataaaccattccatctatagataggtgttttaggataaactcatcaatgaagtgtccagtcattcttttgcAAATTCCTTTGATGGCACTGATAGGTGATTataaatcagtaataattataacagCAATCATCctaatcacacacatcttcaaatagactgtccttatgcaaattaaaacgtaagctccgcccaaGCAGTTGAAATGACATTAGAAATAGACTGTCAACATAAATTAACCCATCTTGCtttatttgttagtttttgaATGGCTGTAACGTTATATAAATGCATTAATTATAgttaattaaaaatttgaatacaaaaaggACAGATAACTCAGtataacatatttgataaatatatatgagAATGTGacagagcagattgttacccaggggaaaaaacattgtcaacatTGGCTTTGACTCGGTTGGCAATATTTTGTTTGGGTAAAATTTGCTCTATCTGTAATTTAGAGAGTATAAGAACTTAAAACGTTTGTAAAAATATAACCATTTTCGTAATAATGAAATGGGAGACATTTAATTATAACttaatttggtgtatttactgtcttctgattggttaaaagtattacttttattttcaatgttgtcaattgttatggcgacacgcccactctgacgttgtgtattcatacgtcATCATGTGTGTATATtgttaatgtaaatataaataatataaaaagttctttgagttttatttttgatggaaatttatttataatgaaagtcaataatttattttgaatttaatgaaccataaaatcaatttttgactcttcaca includes:
- the LOC139522851 gene encoding hepatitis A virus cellular receptor 1-like, which gives rise to MYKLCIFFCVLFGKTSAFFNSGMPCDVILSFNCDRFSVDTDERICDTNGFLYHNFCAFDQAVCKDSTLVIDSSFSCLLSPATATVKPPTTATVKPTTTGTIKPLITATVKPLTTATVKPPTTATVNPMTTATIKLLTTATIKPPTTATVKPTTTATVKPPTTATIELTTTATKTTTMTSGTKMSTTAQILMTGTTDKPTLTTQKPQSTTPQPNSTTSNPQPTTKQPSTARPTRNLLEQMFCDNKNTIVCKYDPNKVCGTDGVTYDNNCEFAKVQCDDIYLQIKNAGDCSS